One window of the Eucalyptus grandis isolate ANBG69807.140 chromosome 6, ASM1654582v1, whole genome shotgun sequence genome contains the following:
- the LOC104450042 gene encoding cationic amino acid transporter 8, vacuolar has translation MDAQKQENRSSSSYWRWSKQDFFPEESFANFASYRKALSQTFPRLRDRILDRSTQSRELVELRKESVNDMKRCLSWWDLIWLCFGSVVGSGIFVITGQEAHDRAGPAIVLSYALSGLSALLSAFCYTEFAVEIPVAGGSFSYLRIELGDFIAFLAAGNILLEAIVGAAGLGRSWTSYFASMIKDDPDFLRFHVKGLAEGFNLLDPMAVAVLVVANSIAMAGTKQASCLNWIGSVISAGVIVLILTIGFSHGHVSNLNPFVPYRASGVFTAAAVVYWSYTGFDMVATMAEETKKPSRDIPIGLAGSMTVITVIYCLMALALTMMQKYTEIDCNAAYSVAFSRIGMKWAKYVVSICALKGMAASLLVGALGQARYMTQIARSHMIPPWFALVHPKTGTPIYATLLITLLSSVVAFFSSLDVLSSVFSFSTLSIFMLVGIALLVRRYYVKGETPKSDLGKFLVCLFVIVASCVGGTAVWHSNTGGWIGYVVAVIFWFLGTLGMQLLPQRRAPQLWGVPLVPYLPSLSIGMNIFLIGSLGSEAFWRFLICTAVMILYYLLVGLHATYDVAHRIGQESKVEDGKENVDHGLS, from the coding sequence ATGGATGCCCAGAAGCAAGAGAATAGGAGCAGCAGCAGCTACTGGAGATGGAGCAAGCAGGACTTCTTCCCCGAGGAGTCCTTCGCCAACTTCGCCTCCTACAGGAAGGCCCTGTCTCAGACCTTCCCTCGCCTCAGGGACCGCATCCTCGACCGGTCGACTCAGTCCAGAGAGCTCGTCGAGCTCAGGAAGGAGAGCGTGAATGACATGAAGCGCTGCCTCAGCTGGTGGGACCTCATCTGGCTCTGCTTCGGCTCCGTCGTCGGGTCGGGCATCTTCGTCATCACCGGCCAGGAGGCCCACGACCGCGCCGGCCCCGCCATCGTGCTCTCCTACGCCCTCTCCGGCCTATCTGCATTGCTCTCCGCCTTCTGCTACACGGAGTTCGCGGTCGAAATCCCCGTCGCAGGTGGGTCTTTCTCGTACTTGCGTATCGAGCTGGGCGATTTCATTGCTTTCCTTGCGGCTGGCAATATTCTCTTGGAGGCCATTGTGGGCGCGGCCGGCTTGGGTCGTTCTTGGACCTCGTATTTCGCGAGCATGATCAAGGACGACCCTGATTTCCTTAGATTCCATGTCAAGGGTTTGGCCGAGGGGTTTAATCTCCTGGACCCGATGGCTGTTGCGGTGCTTGTGGTGGCTAATAGCATTGCGATGGCTGGGACAAAGCAGGCTTCTTGCTTGAATTGGATCGGTTCTGTGATTAGTGCGGGGGTCATAGTGCTTATTCTGACGATTGGGTTCTCTCATGGGCATGTGTCGAATTTAAACCCCTTTGTCCCCTATAGAGCGAGTGGTGTTTTCACAGCCGCAGCGGTTGTGTACTGGTCTTACACAGGGTTTGATATGGTCGCAACCATGGCCGAAGAGACCAAGAAGCCATCCAGGGACATACCGATCGGTTTGGCCGGTTCGATGACTGTGATCACCGTGATTTACTGTCTGATGGCTCTAGCACTGACCATGATGCAGAAGTACACCGAAATTGACTGCAATGCTGCTTACTCTGTTGCTTTCTCGAGGATTGGGATGAAGTGGGCCAAGTATGTCGTCAGCATTTGTGCCCTCAAGGGAATGGCCGCGAGTTTGCTGGTCGGGGCTCTTGGACAAGCTCGGTATATGACTCAGATTGCCCGATCTCATATGATCCCACCCTGGTTCGCTCTTGTTCACCCGAAAACCGGCACTCCTATTTATGCCACTCTGTTGATCACTCTGCTTAGTTCTGTTGTGGCATTCTTCTCTAGCTTGGATGTCTTGTCTAGCGTGTTCTCCTTCAGTACACTGTCAATTTTTATGCTCGTGGGTATTGCATTGCTGGTAAGACGGTATTATGTTAAAGGCGAGACTCCAAAGAGTGACCTTGGCAAGTTCTTGGTTTGTCTGTTTGTTATAGTCGCTTCTTGCGTTGGAGGGACAGCAGTTTGGCACTCAAACACTGGAGGATGGATTGGTTACGTGGTTGCtgttattttttggtttttgggcaCTTTGGGTATGCAATTGCTACCACAGCGACGTGCTCCACAGCTCTGGGGGGTTCCCCTGGTTCCATATTTGCCGTCATTGTCAATTGGgatgaatatttttttgattgGTTCGCTGGGGTCTGAAGCATTCTGGAGGTTCCTCATATGCACTGCGGTGATGATACTCTACTATCTCTTGGTTGGGCTTCATGCAACCTATGATGTGGCTCACCGTATAGGACAGGAATCAAAAGTTGAAGATGGAAAGGAGAACGTGGATCATGGTTTGTCATAG